A section of the Zavarzinella sp. genome encodes:
- a CDS encoding RAMP superfamily CRISPR-associated protein, translating into MARNIHSRLHLYGTLVTLSPLHVGGYGEDVDSDLPLARNGAGQLYIPGTSLAGALRQWCEESFDHPDTEYGEGRHPTEQVWGYQDRRTFMPNEKDPSHASFVVVDDAVIENSETVVVEIRDHVGIDREYGAAAEHIKYDRAILPRGTRLNLRVTLDVTERGQRDQALAMLAVLKQALEAGEVRLGAAKTRGLGHVLLKGGQLTELGFGSRQSILASLRQANGAVVSKTDIDAATHPTQKRPRLTLTIHWKPVGPLMVKAGFDGIAADMLPLVSGCEDKISLVLPGSSIKGAFRSQAERIVRTLRGDTSPSWLGTEGKKKFLNAVNVELINELFGTAKQVENKPHLGLGALGVIDCFGQHRLTVAQWQAIQAATDDQQLRKAMADAGLQPWSQAYHVAIDRWLGSAADSMLYTVLEPHCTQWEPLTLEVNLQRLPDKELLPAIALLLLVVRDLANDRLPLGFATHRGMGTVQVTGLTIEAQGLEGDLAPLTEIQLVDGKFHNLPEKLKTAWSDWANQEVPA; encoded by the coding sequence ATGGCGCGTAACATACACAGCCGACTTCATCTGTACGGCACCTTGGTCACTCTGTCTCCTCTTCACGTTGGGGGCTATGGTGAGGATGTTGATAGCGATCTGCCGCTCGCTCGGAACGGGGCTGGACAACTTTACATCCCAGGCACCAGTCTGGCCGGAGCATTGCGGCAGTGGTGCGAAGAGTCCTTTGATCATCCGGATACCGAGTATGGAGAGGGTCGTCATCCGACAGAACAAGTCTGGGGCTACCAAGATCGTCGAACTTTCATGCCGAATGAAAAGGATCCCAGTCACGCGTCCTTTGTCGTGGTCGATGACGCCGTAATCGAGAATAGCGAAACGGTGGTGGTCGAAATCCGCGATCACGTCGGCATTGATCGAGAATACGGAGCGGCCGCCGAACACATCAAGTACGACCGGGCCATCCTGCCACGCGGCACCAGGCTGAACCTCCGTGTGACATTAGACGTGACAGAGCGGGGCCAACGGGATCAGGCTCTGGCGATGCTGGCCGTTCTCAAACAAGCATTAGAAGCAGGCGAGGTTCGTCTCGGAGCCGCCAAGACACGCGGCTTGGGACATGTGCTGCTGAAAGGCGGGCAGTTGACCGAGCTAGGCTTCGGCTCTCGGCAAAGTATCCTTGCTTCGCTGCGTCAAGCGAACGGGGCTGTCGTTTCGAAAACAGACATTGATGCCGCCACACATCCCACACAGAAGCGTCCTCGACTCACGTTGACGATCCACTGGAAGCCGGTGGGGCCGCTGATGGTCAAGGCGGGCTTTGATGGTATCGCTGCTGACATGCTGCCCTTGGTTAGCGGCTGCGAAGACAAGATTTCACTGGTCTTGCCGGGTAGTTCCATCAAAGGTGCGTTTCGCAGTCAGGCCGAGCGAATCGTCCGGACGCTTCGTGGTGACACCAGCCCAAGTTGGCTCGGCACCGAGGGGAAGAAGAAGTTCCTTAATGCTGTCAATGTTGAACTGATCAATGAACTGTTCGGAACTGCAAAACAAGTAGAAAACAAACCTCACCTTGGCCTTGGAGCATTGGGCGTAATCGATTGCTTCGGTCAACACCGGCTCACCGTCGCTCAGTGGCAAGCCATCCAGGCCGCGACCGACGACCAGCAACTTAGAAAGGCCATGGCCGATGCCGGCCTTCAACCCTGGTCGCAAGCGTACCACGTCGCCATCGACCGTTGGCTCGGCTCGGCTGCGGATAGCATGCTATACACCGTCCTTGAACCGCACTGCACCCAGTGGGAGCCGCTGACTTTGGAAGTGAACTTGCAGCGATTGCCGGATAAAGAATTGCTACCCGCAATTGCATTACTGCTCTTGGTCGTCCGCGATCTGGCCAACGACCGTTTGCCGCTCGGTTTTGCCACGCATCGTGGCATGGGGACGGTTCAAGTGACAGGGCTTACCATCGAAGCACAAGGGCTCGAAGGTGATCTTGCCCCACTAACTGAAATTCAGCTTGTCGATGGCAAATTCCATAACTTGCCCGAAAAACTCAAAACCGCTTGGAGCGATTGGGCCAATCAGGAGGTGCCCGCATGA
- a CDS encoding DUF2293 domain-containing protein, with the protein MISTTFSPGPAPNTVKTTDGKVLTVPTGWVLLPPGDAALTRRVKAAGDHWVVQEKKGRKLFSLGVWAPATTIELIQTDLQAERSTESFQKRKESDAKRREKAQEIYVEDFIGAVVGFLDFHPDHADLAQRLAKAVTDHATPVGSGTVARTKRIPVEERAEVAVIAWMRHQTTAYDLMTIPRVKGKRREVRRMLAQRTKELLAGYRRGGPKNGTIFSK; encoded by the coding sequence ATGATCAGCACTACCTTCAGTCCCGGTCCCGCGCCGAACACCGTCAAAACCACAGATGGCAAAGTCCTGACCGTTCCCACTGGTTGGGTTCTTCTTCCTCCTGGTGATGCCGCTCTGACCCGCAGAGTAAAGGCTGCTGGTGATCATTGGGTGGTTCAGGAGAAAAAGGGCCGCAAACTCTTCTCGCTGGGCGTGTGGGCACCGGCAACGACGATCGAACTGATTCAAACAGACCTCCAAGCCGAGCGATCCACCGAGAGTTTTCAGAAACGTAAAGAATCTGATGCCAAGCGACGGGAAAAGGCTCAGGAGATTTACGTCGAAGACTTCATCGGGGCTGTGGTGGGCTTCCTGGACTTTCATCCTGACCATGCCGACCTTGCCCAGCGACTTGCCAAAGCGGTTACAGATCACGCCACACCTGTTGGAAGTGGCACCGTCGCCCGTACAAAGCGGATTCCGGTCGAGGAAAGGGCGGAAGTTGCTGTGATCGCATGGATGCGGCACCAGACAACAGCATACGACTTGATGACGATACCACGGGTGAAGGGCAAACGCCGAGAAGTGCGTCGAATGCTGGCCCAGCGAACAAAAGAATTACTCGCAGGGTATCGGCGGGGCGGACCAAAGAACGGAACGATTTTCTCAAAATAG
- the csx19 gene encoding CRISPR-associated protein Csx19 — translation MSATLFVYTRQNLALNEALSAFATILDANGATAILYSPRRCELATFAEGALRASDGQRVDIGTVFEARVFSETSELRWLNDPSPAKCHQAVILTEHEQSLSDDWKMHQEKTVIEKLDQTYLLWGEGTGRPVSDGWSELGTARIGALRIPKGNVGKNQRVLLHSVEYIVEADHGNAVIFDERLLKLEVANG, via the coding sequence ATGAGTGCCACGCTCTTCGTTTATACTCGGCAGAATCTCGCTCTCAACGAGGCTCTGTCAGCATTCGCTACGATCCTCGATGCGAATGGTGCAACGGCCATCCTATACTCACCTCGACGTTGTGAGTTGGCGACCTTTGCAGAAGGGGCATTGCGAGCCTCCGACGGTCAGCGGGTGGATATCGGCACTGTGTTCGAGGCCCGTGTCTTCAGTGAGACGTCCGAGCTTCGCTGGCTGAATGATCCCAGCCCGGCTAAGTGTCACCAAGCCGTCATTTTGACGGAGCATGAGCAGTCGTTATCGGATGATTGGAAGATGCATCAGGAAAAAACTGTCATTGAGAAGCTTGATCAAACGTATCTCCTCTGGGGCGAAGGCACAGGCCGACCTGTGAGCGATGGCTGGAGTGAACTGGGGACAGCCCGAATCGGCGCACTGCGGATACCTAAGGGCAACGTCGGTAAGAATCAGCGTGTGTTGCTGCACAGTGTGGAATACATCGTCGAAGCAGACCACGGCAACGCAGTGATCTTTGACGAACGATTGTTAAAATTGGAGGTGGCAAATGGCTGA
- a CDS encoding TIGR03986 family CRISPR-associated RAMP protein: MAEGTLIVNAKKQFRIKFVNSKGKEVEHPVPDAELSQSLKKEIIEKLNGRKVELDEVGGQPKKVRPVGEPFSAPTPPPPVRSSQQQQGSQQRGPQGRSTQGRRQPQQSAPTVRGAFHNPYNFVPALPREGIAGELGDDVPIGHHVLHPDRFTGVIRVKMTVKTPLLVPDATKMIEYDRDDPQLGIKAGHKSFPVCVDADGKPYIPPTSLKGMLRTAYEAVTNSRLAVFAGHEDRLADRMPARDGLSLVPARISDGNGELQIELLPGNSGISSSGKPVQGDPMYSAWLPRYRQSDGSIAPFAIRYPDKNLPEDGDNVEVWLELWERSGNHPFDYWSVRKCVRVGGSLGSQPPQGQPRGSHRPVQNVAMIKVFGVVCITNRNIDRKHDERVFFTTRNEPILHSLTDELRQQWCELITNYQSIHDEERRAGMAGPPALNNSVWSRQVVGGLEVRQLSNGTLCYAAFRDGQMIALYPVMISRRLFESSPQSLLPESLHPATSLDKLSPADRVFGWVNQRGKGAYKVCEHSSSIRSANGWVNQRGKGAYKGNVRIGPVTCHTPKEKAIEPFGTPGLPLAILGQPKPQQARFYVAVSENGETQRKGLGKEQAGYSPGKGLRGRKVYPHHNGLPNGHWDNGVQDRTQQSVAGHVQEYRRPDSDKVRDNQNRSIQGWVKPGTEFTFDIHVTNLSKVELGALLWILSLPDNHFHRFGGGKPLGFGSVRLEIDSANTHLHDGNDWKQTYSTLADALPNAADRNALIQDFRDAVRTSYGSASFEDVSFIAAWLKMASGHADNLPTHYPRAQLRPDPDGKNFKWFTLNEGDTQESLGNLIQDPGLTIIDK; this comes from the coding sequence ATGGCTGAAGGTACACTCATCGTGAATGCGAAAAAACAGTTTCGCATTAAGTTCGTCAACAGCAAAGGCAAGGAAGTTGAGCATCCAGTTCCCGACGCTGAGTTGTCCCAATCGCTGAAGAAAGAAATTATTGAGAAACTGAACGGTCGCAAGGTGGAACTCGACGAAGTGGGCGGGCAGCCGAAGAAAGTTCGACCGGTGGGAGAACCATTCTCAGCACCTACACCTCCACCGCCAGTTCGATCGTCTCAGCAACAGCAAGGATCGCAGCAACGTGGGCCACAGGGGCGAAGCACTCAAGGGAGACGGCAACCGCAGCAGAGCGCACCAACTGTGCGAGGGGCCTTCCACAACCCATACAACTTCGTGCCGGCGCTGCCACGCGAGGGCATCGCCGGCGAACTGGGTGATGATGTACCCATTGGCCATCACGTCCTGCACCCCGATCGATTCACCGGTGTGATCCGCGTGAAGATGACTGTGAAAACTCCATTGCTGGTACCCGATGCCACAAAAATGATTGAGTATGATCGAGATGACCCACAACTTGGCATAAAGGCAGGCCACAAGAGCTTCCCCGTGTGCGTCGATGCCGACGGTAAGCCGTACATTCCGCCTACCTCACTAAAGGGGATGCTTCGCACAGCGTACGAGGCGGTGACCAACTCGCGGCTGGCGGTGTTTGCTGGGCATGAAGATCGACTTGCTGACCGGATGCCGGCGAGAGATGGATTATCACTCGTACCTGCTCGAATCTCTGATGGAAACGGTGAACTTCAAATCGAGTTGTTGCCCGGAAACTCTGGCATTAGTAGCTCAGGGAAACCGGTCCAAGGCGATCCAATGTATTCAGCTTGGCTCCCGAGGTATCGCCAATCGGACGGATCGATCGCTCCATTTGCGATTCGCTATCCCGATAAGAACCTGCCTGAGGACGGTGACAATGTGGAAGTCTGGCTGGAGTTGTGGGAACGCTCTGGTAACCACCCTTTCGATTACTGGTCTGTTCGGAAGTGTGTTCGGGTTGGCGGATCGCTTGGTTCGCAACCGCCGCAAGGTCAACCTCGCGGTTCACACCGACCGGTTCAAAATGTAGCCATGATCAAAGTCTTTGGTGTGGTCTGCATTACGAACCGCAACATTGACCGCAAGCATGATGAGCGAGTGTTCTTCACCACCCGAAATGAGCCGATCTTGCACTCCCTGACAGATGAACTCCGTCAACAATGGTGCGAGCTCATCACTAACTACCAGTCGATTCATGATGAGGAACGTCGCGCTGGTATGGCTGGCCCGCCGGCACTCAACAACTCGGTTTGGTCACGACAGGTTGTCGGTGGCCTCGAGGTGCGACAACTCTCCAACGGAACGCTCTGTTACGCCGCTTTCCGTGATGGGCAGATGATAGCTTTGTACCCCGTGATGATTTCTCGCCGCCTTTTCGAGTCATCACCACAATCTTTGCTCCCGGAGTCGCTACATCCTGCCACTTCATTGGACAAACTCTCCCCCGCCGATCGCGTTTTCGGCTGGGTGAACCAGCGGGGCAAAGGAGCCTACAAGGTTTGCGAACACTCTTCTTCAATCCGATCAGCCAACGGCTGGGTGAACCAGCGGGGCAAAGGAGCCTACAAGGGCAACGTCCGCATCGGACCGGTGACCTGCCACACTCCTAAAGAAAAAGCGATAGAGCCGTTTGGCACACCTGGCCTACCCCTTGCGATCCTCGGCCAGCCGAAGCCGCAACAGGCACGCTTCTATGTCGCGGTTTCCGAGAATGGTGAAACACAGCGCAAGGGCTTGGGTAAAGAACAAGCGGGTTATTCTCCAGGTAAAGGTTTGCGCGGCCGGAAGGTTTATCCGCATCACAACGGACTGCCAAACGGTCACTGGGACAACGGGGTACAAGATCGCACCCAACAGTCCGTCGCCGGCCACGTTCAGGAGTACCGCCGGCCTGACAGCGACAAGGTACGTGATAACCAGAATCGCTCGATTCAGGGCTGGGTAAAGCCCGGCACCGAGTTTACTTTCGATATTCACGTGACCAACCTGTCGAAGGTCGAACTCGGAGCGTTGCTCTGGATCCTCAGCTTGCCGGACAACCACTTCCACCGCTTCGGCGGCGGCAAGCCCCTCGGCTTCGGCAGCGTGCGATTGGAGATCGACTCGGCAAACACGCATCTGCACGATGGCAACGACTGGAAGCAGACCTACTCAACGCTCGCAGATGCCTTGCCGAACGCGGCGGATCGAAACGCACTCATCCAGGACTTCAGGGATGCTGTGCGAACCTCGTACGGCTCCGCATCTTTCGAGGATGTGTCGTTCATCGCCGCTTGGCTGAAGATGGCAAGCGGGCATGCGGACAATCTGCCGACACACTATCCTCGAGCTCAACTACGTCCTGATCCAGATGGTAAAAACTTTAAATGGTTTACACTAAATGAAGGAGACACACAAGAATCTTTGGGCAATCTTATACAAGATCCAGGTTTGACTATTATTGATAAATGA
- a CDS encoding RAMP superfamily CRISPR-associated protein: MTILKQFTIRLTMESDWHVGAGMGRPGNVDRLITRDADDLPFVPAKSLRGIWRDACERLCWGLDNGSIGPWSKLVDCLFGSQPSLGPNDPTGRHDNPAEPPQESSVQIRSARIPTPLREQLKAEERLDPYAAHTAADQATQLRDQLKAEKHQLIRQALTFVKPGVKIDRRSGSAQTNMLRFEEMGRTGTILEAECILNVSDQLTRELGSALLIASAKLVERLGGKRRRGPGRCCLEIIGADTDAAIAWLEQTESVPECSFSKESAISPETPSTAQQNDPWIFVPLQLELNGPLAVSYRTTGNVVETLDFLPGSYLLPHITRTFPELRSSVPSGDVVILPAYPEVDGERAQPVPLALFSPKGIEKPLESENRELVINRLLKPELDEDKQPKQMRVGYVSQQPTKVYKTPTTVRTHNTVQDESQRPTEVVGGVYSYEAIAPSDHGTPVVLRSELRIRKSLADHLEANWWNKLSGEVSFGRSKKDDYGSVSLIAESPEDCVSSPLTAANNTNELFVWLVSDTLVRNSQLRPEPTASCLGEELSRRLGITLRVRKDNDILRIINGEEKFNPDELLHEFVRIRRLDTWHVGWGLPRPSLVALQAGSCMVFQVEGTVDPAKLAQLEASGIGERTAEGYGQVRFNHPLIAESLPQVHSSTSAKNGSPEKPKLQKIAKGHSSFDFARLIERECWKQEIRRACLEFANLPQDRDKELGWVASGEQGKPPMSQLGGLRSQIATLRTINDLPQVIAWLDHLAGNDNRLKKWPGKTRNEWLASIQKIKSFISEPIQIWNIVKTDDWPTLTINADSELKQELWAFAVRTFFDACIRAHKRELEKQQERKEATHGA; encoded by the coding sequence TTTACAATACGATTGACGATGGAATCTGACTGGCACGTTGGCGCCGGCATGGGACGGCCCGGCAACGTCGATCGCTTGATCACCCGTGATGCCGACGACCTCCCCTTCGTGCCGGCGAAGTCGCTCCGCGGCATCTGGCGTGATGCCTGCGAGAGGTTGTGTTGGGGTCTGGACAATGGATCCATAGGACCTTGGTCGAAATTAGTGGACTGCCTCTTTGGTAGTCAGCCCTCCTTGGGACCAAATGACCCTACAGGGCGACACGATAATCCAGCTGAGCCACCCCAAGAGTCCTCCGTGCAAATTCGCTCTGCTCGCATTCCCACGCCGTTACGCGAACAACTAAAAGCCGAAGAACGTCTTGACCCTTATGCCGCACATACCGCAGCAGATCAGGCCACGCAGTTACGCGATCAACTAAAAGCCGAAAAACATCAGCTGATTCGACAAGCTCTGACGTTTGTCAAACCGGGGGTCAAAATTGATCGTCGTAGCGGGTCAGCACAAACAAACATGCTTCGCTTCGAGGAAATGGGGCGAACAGGAACGATTCTTGAAGCCGAGTGCATTCTGAACGTCTCTGATCAACTGACTAGAGAACTTGGAAGTGCACTGTTGATAGCATCCGCAAAGCTGGTTGAACGGCTTGGCGGCAAACGCCGCCGGGGGCCGGGCCGTTGTTGCCTGGAGATCATCGGCGCGGATACAGATGCTGCAATAGCATGGTTGGAACAAACTGAATCGGTTCCGGAATGTTCGTTTAGTAAGGAAAGCGCAATTTCGCCCGAAACTCCGTCCACTGCACAACAAAATGATCCGTGGATCTTTGTACCGCTACAACTTGAACTTAACGGACCACTGGCGGTATCGTATCGCACCACCGGTAACGTGGTCGAAACGCTGGACTTTCTCCCGGGCTCATATCTGCTTCCACATATTACGCGGACATTCCCGGAACTTCGAAGTTCTGTACCGTCCGGAGATGTCGTAATCTTGCCAGCTTACCCGGAAGTTGACGGTGAACGAGCTCAGCCGGTCCCGCTGGCGTTGTTTTCGCCGAAAGGCATTGAAAAGCCTTTGGAAAGTGAGAATCGAGAGCTGGTCATCAACCGGCTGCTGAAGCCCGAACTAGACGAAGACAAGCAACCTAAACAGATGCGTGTGGGGTATGTTTCTCAACAGCCTACGAAAGTATACAAGACGCCCACTACGGTGCGGACACACAACACAGTCCAGGATGAATCGCAGCGGCCGACCGAAGTTGTGGGGGGAGTCTATTCTTACGAGGCCATCGCGCCGAGTGACCACGGAACCCCGGTCGTTCTTCGTAGTGAGCTACGCATTCGCAAATCCTTGGCGGATCATCTGGAAGCGAACTGGTGGAACAAGCTAAGTGGTGAAGTCTCGTTTGGCCGTTCCAAGAAGGATGACTACGGCTCGGTTAGTCTCATAGCGGAATCTCCAGAAGACTGCGTATCGTCTCCTCTCACAGCGGCTAATAACACAAACGAACTTTTTGTCTGGCTTGTTTCAGATACGCTTGTTCGGAATTCGCAATTACGTCCCGAACCGACGGCGTCTTGTCTTGGTGAAGAACTGTCCCGGAGACTGGGAATCACGCTACGTGTGCGTAAAGACAATGACATACTACGAATAATCAACGGAGAGGAGAAGTTTAACCCCGATGAACTTCTTCACGAATTCGTTCGCATCCGTCGACTCGACACCTGGCACGTCGGCTGGGGATTGCCACGGCCCTCGCTTGTCGCCTTGCAGGCCGGCTCGTGCATGGTATTTCAGGTCGAAGGCACGGTCGATCCCGCGAAACTCGCTCAGCTCGAGGCCAGCGGTATCGGTGAACGCACCGCCGAGGGCTACGGCCAAGTGCGGTTTAATCATCCTTTGATTGCCGAATCATTGCCTCAGGTTCACTCATCAACATCTGCCAAAAACGGTAGTCCGGAAAAGCCAAAACTTCAAAAAATTGCCAAGGGTCATTCCAGCTTCGATTTCGCCCGACTTATCGAGCGAGAGTGCTGGAAGCAAGAGATCCGCCGGGCTTGTCTCGAATTCGCGAACCTCCCTCAAGACCGGGATAAAGAACTGGGCTGGGTGGCCAGTGGTGAGCAGGGCAAGCCGCCAATGAGTCAACTTGGAGGTCTACGTAGCCAAATCGCGACGTTGCGAACCATCAACGACTTGCCTCAAGTCATCGCTTGGCTCGATCACCTCGCTGGCAACGACAACAGACTCAAGAAGTGGCCAGGGAAAACCAGAAACGAATGGTTAGCTTCGATTCAGAAGATCAAGAGCTTCATTTCCGAGCCAATACAGATTTGGAACATTGTCAAAACCGACGACTGGCCCACTCTCACCATCAATGCGGACTCCGAATTGAAGCAAGAACTCTGGGCCTTCGCCGTGCGAACTTTCTTCGATGCCTGCATCCGCGCACATAAACGAGAACTTGAGAAACAACAGGAACGAAAGGAGGCAACCCATGGCGCGTAA
- a CDS encoding LAGLIDADG family homing endonuclease: MMKKDVLIEGSTGLELKFSKCFRASSSDHLEWIEFVEKKCGKPVAEFIGSTSGILQAKIGEIPLSKLDWKIDDDQKIYRVPDGVNIASYNHLNEMQNICKVSHISVTNDKACIEVSTSRNRTVVISDDSLLPVFDHHSGEMKSETPSLDQWIPYFKQDSLIGKDYDFDVGKFYGMLAADGWQQDNSIGYAKNSEECRKEFESLAQSVFRIPFNVRTYSDEADSRKFSDSVKIHLNGKEFARKVLSPIHPDFYLQEGLRPALFKKIPDEILLNGSHRCHLGLFSGLIDGDCSVGWNKHRKNDRFFLRFNTSSPYLVASISRLLRKLGLRHSVTETPARGASKTSWTVCPSVIDLPDILSEVRVVEQQRKQAIAEFLAKTTGICNDTLDYVPLTHALQEKIIRALRKEPELKRIAKRHKGYMNRQAAIRIISKISGFSDDNEWNRFVARANSTGIHWEMIDSIRPVPPRDVFSLVVPDSELYCIANGLVM, translated from the coding sequence ATGATGAAAAAAGATGTTTTAATTGAAGGTAGTACTGGGCTTGAATTGAAATTCTCCAAGTGTTTCAGAGCGTCAAGTAGTGACCATCTCGAATGGATCGAGTTTGTTGAAAAGAAATGTGGAAAGCCAGTTGCTGAATTCATCGGCAGTACCAGTGGCATTCTGCAGGCAAAGATTGGTGAGATTCCCCTTTCTAAACTTGATTGGAAAATTGACGATGATCAAAAGATTTATCGTGTTCCTGATGGTGTGAACATTGCATCGTACAACCATCTGAATGAGATGCAAAATATTTGCAAAGTAAGCCACATTTCGGTTACAAATGACAAAGCATGTATCGAGGTATCAACTAGTCGGAACAGGACTGTCGTGATCAGTGATGATAGTTTGTTACCTGTTTTTGACCACCATTCTGGTGAAATGAAAAGCGAGACGCCATCCCTTGATCAGTGGATCCCATACTTTAAGCAAGACTCTTTGATTGGCAAAGACTACGATTTCGATGTGGGTAAATTTTACGGAATGTTGGCAGCAGATGGCTGGCAACAAGATAATTCGATCGGATATGCCAAAAACTCTGAAGAATGCAGAAAAGAATTCGAGTCGCTGGCTCAATCTGTGTTTAGAATTCCATTCAACGTACGTACCTACTCTGATGAAGCAGATAGTCGAAAGTTTTCCGATTCAGTTAAAATTCATCTGAACGGCAAAGAGTTTGCCCGAAAAGTACTTTCTCCGATCCACCCTGACTTCTACCTGCAGGAAGGATTAAGACCTGCGCTTTTCAAAAAGATCCCGGATGAGATTCTCTTGAATGGATCACACAGATGTCATTTAGGATTATTTTCGGGATTAATCGATGGTGATTGTTCGGTTGGATGGAATAAACACAGAAAAAATGATCGATTTTTTCTTCGATTCAATACTTCCAGCCCGTACCTGGTAGCCTCCATTTCAAGACTGTTACGAAAATTGGGCTTACGGCATTCTGTCACTGAAACTCCTGCAAGAGGTGCATCAAAAACGTCCTGGACCGTTTGCCCAAGTGTAATTGATCTGCCTGATATCCTGAGTGAAGTGCGTGTGGTGGAACAACAGCGAAAACAGGCAATAGCTGAGTTCCTCGCAAAAACTACTGGAATTTGCAACGACACGCTGGATTACGTTCCGCTTACTCATGCGCTGCAGGAGAAAATAATCCGGGCATTACGGAAAGAACCCGAGTTGAAACGAATTGCGAAGCGTCATAAAGGTTACATGAATCGCCAGGCAGCAATCAGGATCATCAGCAAGATCAGCGGCTTCTCAGATGACAACGAATGGAACCGATTTGTAGCAAGAGCAAATTCAACAGGTATCCATTGGGAAATGATCGACAGTATTCGACCTGTTCCACCAAGAGACGTCTTTAGTCTAGTTGTGCCTGACTCTGAATTGTATTGCATCGCGAATGGATTGGTGATGTAG